Sequence from the Alkalispirochaeta americana genome:
CAATCCGAGGTGACCGATCAGGTTCTCCAGGAGGATATTATGAGTACGGCCCAGCTGTTAAAGATGGAGGGACACCAGGAGGGGCTTCAGGAAGGCATCCAGGAAGGGATGCGGGCAGGCATCCAGGAGGGGCTTCAGGAAGGGATGCGGGCAGGCATCCAGGAAGGTCTCCGGAAGGGCCGCCAGAAGGAGGCGCTTCTGGTTGCCCGCAGGCTGCTGGCAACAGGCATGACCCTGGAAGAAATCGCCCCGATTGTAGACTTCCCCCTGGCCGAGCTGCAGGCCCTGCTGGCCAGGGAGGATTAACCCTTCCCCTGGGGCCAGCACACACGCGTCAGGGACAGGAGGGGTGCCGAAGGCAGTCGGGGCCTGCTGGCCCCGACGGAACCCCCGCATGGCCCGACGGCAGCCGGTTTCGGCTGCCGGGACGCCCCCCCTCCCCTCATCAGGGTCAGGATGCGAATACGCTCGCTCCAGATGATTCTGCTTCCGGTTTTCCGATGACTGATCTGGTTGCCTGACCGCAGGCGTCAATGCAGGGTGCGGTATAGCAGATTTCAGGGGGCGTTCAACCCCTGAACGGCAGGGAGTTGAACGATGCGCGATCACTACTCTGATATTACCGTCTCGGCCCGATCGGGAGGAGCAGACAAGGCTGGCTCGCCTGAGCCGCCAGGCCATCGGAAAGGTAGCGTAAAATCAGTCCAAGAAAAGATCCGCACCCCCGTGAGCGTTGCGGTCATTTACCTCACCATGGGTGCGGGTATGTCCAATACCCCAGCTGCCGGGAAACTGCTCGGGGACTGCATTGCGCAGGTCAGAATTTTGCCCTGCTGCCCGACACACAGCCCGGCCGAGTCATAGCCGCGGTATTCCAGGCGCTTGCGGTCCTTCCAGGATAACTGCATCGGTTTTTTTGGGGCCGCAGTAGCCAATTATTCCGCACATAGGTTATTACTTCCTTGGTGGGGTGTTGTTTCACCACAATGATTACATTCTTCACTCTATGCGTTCCATCCAGGCGGTTGGATGCTGGCGAGGATGAGAGACCGCAATGACATAGACTTTCTCTTCTTCAACTCTGTATACGATTTTATACTGAAATCGCTTGGTTACAACAATCCTGAACTCACCATACCGTTTCTGAAAAAGCAGAGGATTATCCTGCAGTCTGGTCATCGTCGAGTAAACTTCGGCGAATAGTTCATCCCCAAGTCCCTGCCGCAACTGTTCATAGGATAACCGACCGTTCTCCAGATCATCGCCCACTGCATAATGTATCTCGAGACCGTAATTCATGCAGTAGACTGGCTGTGAAATCGTTCTTTCAATTGTTGGAGTGTCAGATTTCGTTCAGGGTGCTCCTGCATTTCTTTCCACCGCTTATCCACTAATGCTTTTTCATCATCAGTTAACTCATAATCGTCTTCAGTCGGACCCCAAACAGCTTCTACGATTTCCCGCTGTTCTTCCGGCGTATGCTTTCTGATTTCTTCTATGATCGCTTCTTTGGTCATGACGAGTCTCCCTG
This genomic interval carries:
- a CDS encoding type II toxin-antitoxin system RelE/ParE family toxin; the protein is MNYGLEIHYAVGDDLENGRLSYEQLRQGLGDELFAEVYSTMTRLQDNPLLFQKRYGEFRIVVTKRFQYKIVYRVEEEKVYVIAVSHPRQHPTAWMERIE